One genomic window of Candidatus Kuenenia stuttgartiensis includes the following:
- a CDS encoding 6-phosphogluconolactonase, whose amino-acid sequence MESLFCPYREALPPECLYSLLAKPPYRDQILWNKTFVFWGDERFVPFNNKLNNVNMAKALLLEHIISHQ is encoded by the coding sequence GTGGAAAGTTTGTTTTGTCCTTATCGGGAGGCACTACCCCCTGAATGTCTGTATTCTCTTTTAGCAAAACCACCTTACCGGGATCAAATCCTCTGGAACAAAACCTTTGTTTTTTGGGGTGATGAGCGTTTTGTACCCTTTAATAATAAACTAAACAATGTCAATATGGCAAAAGCTTTATTGCTGGAGCACATTATATCCCATCAATAA
- the zwf gene encoding glucose-6-phosphate dehydrogenase, which translates to METETKIGHTIIIILGATGDLTWRKLIPAIYNLWLDGWIPGEFAVIGVSRRKYTDPEFGKHLHEGVDKFSRQGKAKKDHWDVFTKYLTYLQGEFDATSTYAAIGKQIKALEKKWNATANSVFYLAVPPNQFEGISMKIGSSELAENKEKSRIVIEKPFGHNLESAINLNTLLHTHFDESQIYRIDHYLGKETVQNILAFRFANALFEPIWNRNYIDHIQITVSEELGVEHRGNYYETAGALRDMIQNHLLQLMCLIAMEAPISFDANEIRNKKVDVLNAVRKMKPEEVHKNAIRGQYGSGWVKGKKVKSYRQEPDVSPSSNVETFAAVKLYVDNWRWQGVPFYVRTGKRLNETISVITIQFKPVPHHSFPVEAIENWQSNKLILNIQPHMGIQLSFQAKQPGLKMLLNPVHMLFNYHDTYTGGTPEAYETLLIDVFRGDATLFMRADQVEAAWTILMPVLDAWKANTSPNFPTYDAGSHGPQDADALIAVDGHNWITIPFEKNEIASTK; encoded by the coding sequence ATGGAAACCGAAACAAAAATAGGTCACACAATTATTATAATACTTGGTGCTACAGGAGATTTAACCTGGCGTAAACTGATTCCCGCCATTTACAACCTCTGGTTAGACGGCTGGATTCCTGGAGAATTCGCGGTAATTGGGGTAAGTCGTCGTAAATACACCGACCCCGAATTTGGAAAACATTTGCATGAAGGCGTAGATAAATTTTCACGACAGGGAAAAGCAAAAAAAGATCACTGGGATGTTTTTACTAAATATCTGACCTACCTGCAAGGAGAGTTTGATGCTACATCTACCTATGCTGCCATCGGCAAACAGATAAAAGCTCTTGAAAAAAAGTGGAATGCCACAGCCAACAGTGTCTTTTATCTTGCTGTTCCGCCAAATCAATTCGAAGGAATTTCTATGAAAATAGGATCGTCGGAGCTTGCAGAAAATAAGGAGAAAAGCCGCATTGTCATAGAAAAGCCTTTCGGGCACAACCTGGAAAGTGCTATCAACCTTAATACCTTGTTGCATACCCATTTTGATGAATCACAGATTTATCGTATTGATCACTACCTGGGTAAAGAAACCGTACAAAATATTTTGGCATTCCGTTTTGCCAATGCATTATTTGAGCCGATCTGGAATCGGAATTATATAGATCACATACAGATAACTGTGTCAGAAGAATTGGGCGTCGAACACCGCGGGAATTATTATGAGACTGCAGGTGCACTTCGCGATATGATTCAAAATCACCTGCTCCAGCTGATGTGCCTTATTGCCATGGAAGCACCCATTTCTTTTGATGCCAACGAGATCCGTAATAAAAAAGTAGATGTACTGAACGCAGTGAGAAAAATGAAACCGGAAGAAGTACATAAAAATGCAATAAGAGGTCAATACGGTAGTGGATGGGTAAAAGGCAAAAAGGTTAAGAGTTATCGGCAGGAGCCTGATGTTTCCCCATCATCCAATGTAGAAACTTTTGCGGCAGTGAAACTTTATGTCGATAACTGGCGCTGGCAAGGAGTGCCTTTTTATGTTCGTACCGGGAAACGGTTGAATGAAACGATTTCCGTGATCACTATTCAATTTAAACCGGTACCACATCATTCCTTCCCGGTTGAAGCTATTGAAAATTGGCAATCCAACAAACTTATCCTTAATATCCAGCCTCATATGGGAATACAGTTAAGCTTTCAGGCAAAACAACCCGGACTTAAAATGCTTCTTAACCCTGTTCACATGTTGTTTAATTACCACGACACCTACACGGGCGGAACACCAGAAGCCTATGAAACATTGCTAATTGATGTCTTCCGGGGAGATGCAACACTTTTTATGCGTGCAGACCAGGTAGAAGCGGCATGGACAATACTAATGCCAGTGTTAGATGCATGGAAAGCAAACACTTCTCCTAATTTCCCAACCTATGATGCCGGGTCACACGGGCCACAGGATGCAGACGCATTGATAGCGGTAGACGGCCACAATTGGATCACAATACCTTTTGAAAAAAATGAAATTGCATCAACAAAATAA
- the gndA gene encoding NADP-dependent phosphogluconate dehydrogenase, translating into MKETKFDYGMIGLGTMGCNLVYNMSDNGYTVIGFDKNRSQVETLKKEAGTEKISATSDLNEFLNTLKTPKVIIMLVPAGKIVDDVISELKPFLSKNDLLMDFGNSHFTDTNRRSEQLEESAIHFMGVGISGGELGARHGPSIMPGGPKKVYERVAEMLKAVSAKANNEPCVTWLGPGSAGHYVKMVHNGIEYGLMQLIAEAYHLLKECAAMSNDELHTVFSKWNEGELQSYLIEITADIFMQKDELTDSRIIDRILDSAKQKGTGAWTSEDAMNLQVPIPVIDIAVSMRDLSAYKNEREVAHQNMGGSEVKFTGDKNDLVKWVEQALYFSIITVYVQGMALLQVASKKYKYDLKLEDIAAIWRGGCIIRAALLEDIRSAFSKQPDLSNLILSVAFSKKLMQSQEGIRKVIQTGVGFGIPVPAMMGALAYFDSYRSGWLPANLIQAQRDDFGAHTYERNDREGIFHTHWNQKK; encoded by the coding sequence ATGAAAGAGACAAAATTCGACTACGGAATGATTGGTCTCGGTACCATGGGGTGCAATCTGGTTTATAACATGAGCGATAATGGATACACCGTTATTGGTTTTGATAAGAATCGTTCCCAGGTGGAAACGCTCAAGAAAGAAGCTGGCACTGAAAAGATATCTGCCACATCAGACTTGAATGAATTTCTAAATACGCTAAAGACCCCTAAAGTAATCATAATGCTTGTGCCTGCCGGAAAAATTGTGGATGACGTTATTAGTGAATTAAAACCTTTTTTGTCAAAAAATGATTTACTGATGGACTTCGGTAATTCTCACTTTACGGATACCAACAGAAGGAGTGAGCAATTGGAAGAATCAGCCATTCATTTTATGGGTGTTGGCATTTCAGGAGGAGAACTGGGTGCCCGCCACGGGCCAAGCATTATGCCGGGCGGACCTAAGAAAGTATATGAGCGTGTGGCTGAGATGCTGAAAGCTGTTTCTGCCAAAGCGAATAATGAGCCTTGCGTAACATGGTTGGGGCCTGGCTCCGCAGGACACTATGTAAAAATGGTACACAACGGCATTGAATATGGGCTGATGCAACTCATTGCCGAAGCTTATCACCTGTTGAAGGAATGTGCGGCTATGAGCAATGATGAGCTACACACTGTTTTTTCAAAATGGAATGAGGGGGAATTGCAGTCTTATCTTATAGAAATTACCGCAGATATTTTTATGCAAAAAGATGAGCTTACCGACAGCCGGATTATTGACAGAATCCTCGACAGTGCGAAACAAAAAGGCACAGGCGCCTGGACTTCTGAAGATGCCATGAATTTACAGGTACCTATTCCGGTGATTGATATTGCCGTTTCCATGCGGGATTTGTCAGCTTATAAAAATGAACGAGAAGTTGCACATCAAAACATGGGAGGTTCTGAAGTGAAATTCACCGGAGATAAAAATGATCTGGTGAAATGGGTGGAGCAGGCGCTCTATTTTTCAATCATCACGGTTTATGTACAGGGAATGGCGCTGTTACAGGTAGCATCCAAAAAATATAAATACGATTTGAAATTAGAAGATATTGCTGCCATCTGGAGGGGTGGTTGTATCATCCGTGCGGCATTATTGGAAGACATCCGTTCTGCGTTTTCAAAACAGCCGGATCTTTCTAATCTTATACTGAGCGTTGCATTTTCAAAAAAATTAATGCAATCGCAAGAAGGTATTCGGAAAGTTATTCAGACAGGCGTCGGGTTCGGGATCCCGGTTCCTGCAATGATGGGGGCTTTGGCCTATTTCGACAGCTACAGGAGTGGGTGGCTTCCCGCAAATTTAATACAGGCGCAGCGCGATGATTTTGGCGCTCATACTTACGAGCGAAACGACAGAGAAGGAATTTTTCATACGCATTGGAACCAAAAGAAATAA
- the tal gene encoding transaldolase, whose protein sequence is MKTLIELLQYGQSYWLDNLTREKITSGELKKRVDDQGLRGVTSNPSIFNKSITSGSDYDDQIAKLVKEGKAPAQIYDELTIKDVQDACDILFPVYEKSDGTDGFVSLEVPPYLARDTEGTIKESRRLYNAVGKKNCLIKIPGTKEGVPAIEQMLYEGVNINITLLFSIESYVEVAKAYINAITRRVAEGKPIDHIISVASVFISRIDVLTDQLLGQYIIKNEENKNPNRTHPLSGKAGIATARLCYQRFKEIFSGENWKKLEEKGAHVQRPLWASTSNKDPLYNDLRYVDPLIGENTINTLPDKTIETFAKHGILKKDAIEDDLDQARALFGELKKLGIDISFVTQQLEDEGIQKFTEAYNKLISNLADKRLKMLGGKTS, encoded by the coding sequence ATGAAAACACTAATCGAATTATTGCAATACGGCCAGAGCTATTGGCTTGATAATTTAACGCGGGAGAAAATCACTTCCGGCGAATTGAAAAAAAGAGTAGATGATCAGGGGCTGAGGGGAGTAACCTCAAACCCAAGCATTTTCAACAAGTCGATTACAAGCGGTTCAGATTATGACGATCAGATTGCCAAATTGGTAAAAGAAGGCAAAGCCCCGGCGCAAATTTATGACGAACTTACCATAAAAGATGTTCAGGATGCCTGTGACATCCTGTTTCCGGTGTATGAAAAATCAGATGGCACCGATGGTTTTGTAAGCCTTGAAGTACCGCCTTATCTGGCACGTGATACGGAAGGCACCATAAAAGAATCCCGCAGATTGTATAATGCAGTTGGTAAGAAAAACTGCCTTATCAAAATCCCGGGAACAAAGGAAGGCGTTCCGGCTATCGAGCAGATGCTTTACGAAGGTGTCAACATCAACATAACACTTCTTTTTTCTATTGAAAGCTATGTTGAAGTTGCAAAAGCGTACATCAATGCCATTACACGAAGAGTTGCAGAAGGCAAGCCGATAGATCATATTATTTCCGTAGCAAGTGTTTTTATCAGCAGAATTGATGTACTCACCGACCAACTGCTCGGCCAGTACATTATCAAAAACGAAGAAAATAAAAACCCCAACCGAACCCATCCTTTATCGGGCAAGGCAGGAATTGCCACAGCACGATTATGCTATCAGCGGTTTAAAGAAATATTCAGCGGTGAGAACTGGAAAAAACTGGAAGAAAAAGGCGCTCATGTACAGCGGCCATTGTGGGCAAGCACCAGCAACAAAGACCCGCTCTACAATGATCTTCGCTACGTTGACCCGCTGATTGGTGAAAACACAATAAATACTTTGCCCGATAAAACGATTGAAACTTTTGCCAAACATGGAATCCTAAAAAAAGATGCCATTGAGGATGACCTCGATCAAGCCAGGGCTTTGTTTGGTGAACTAAAAAAGCTGGGTATTGATATCTCGTTTGTAACACAACAATTAGAAGACGAAGGCATCCAGAAATTTACGGAGGCTTATAATAAATTGATTAGCAACCTGGCAGATAAAAGATTGAAAATGCTTGGAGGCAAAACATCTTGA
- a CDS encoding Dps family protein, translating into MKKANIGITDTNRQAIADQLSKILADEFVLYSNFHAVHVYLEKLYNQQQEIVDTIAERIRAIGHYVPAQLSKYLELTHLSGKAIDKNDSRSLFAELLEDHESIIIFLRENINPIADKLKAEGISDYITGLMEYHLKTAWMLRPHLS; encoded by the coding sequence ATGAAAAAAGCAAACATCGGAATTACCGATACAAACAGACAAGCAATTGCCGACCAGTTATCAAAAATACTGGCCGATGAATTCGTACTTTATTCCAATTTTCATGCAGTGCATGTGTATCTGGAGAAGCTCTACAATCAGCAACAGGAAATTGTAGATACCATAGCCGAAAGGATACGTGCCATTGGGCATTACGTACCCGCACAACTCAGTAAATATCTCGAACTCACCCATCTTTCTGGAAAAGCTATCGACAAGAACGACAGCAGAAGCCTTTTTGCAGAATTATTGGAAGACCACGAAAGCATCATCATTTTTTTAAGAGAAAATATAAATCCAATTGCAGATAAGCTAAAGGCAGAAGGCATCAGCGATTACATTACCGGCTTGATGGAATACCATTTAAAAACAGCCTGGATGCTCCGACCTCATTTAAGTTAG
- the tkt gene encoding transketolase, with protein sequence MNPKTGTLEQQGINTVRILAADAVQKANSGHPGTPMGLASVGHVLWAQIMNYNPQNPAWANRDRFILSCGHACMLQYSFLYLTGYPITLDDIKKFRQLHSKTAGHPEYGLLPGIEVTTGPLGQGFANGVGFAIAQRYMAARYNKPGFDIFNYKVYAICSDGDIMEGISSEAASIAGHLQLGNMIYLYDDNHITIEGNTDLAFDEDVAKRFEAYGWHVQELPDGNDLGALSTAIKNAQKETDRPSLIKVRTHIGYGSPNKQDTAAAHGSALGEAEVKLVKENFGFDPDKHFVVPDDVLNYYREAGKKGIDKEKNWNDLYKRYKEKYIELSNEYELLSSGKLPEGWEERVPVFKTEEEMATRKASGKVLNAIADYLPNLIGGSADLAPSTDTNLEKYKSFLATNYDGRNFHFGIREHAMGAILNGLVLSKYLIPYGATFLVFSDYMRPPIRLAAIMKIRPIYVFTHDSIALGEDGTTHQPVEQLIGLRSVPNLTVIRPADANETVQAWRIAIEHSGGPVALILTRQKIPVIDQEKYTKAIELEKGAYILSESKTQPDIILIGTGSEVQLLLAAQQRLKEENIAARVVSMPSWELFEKQDKTYKEKIFPASLRKRLAVEAGSPLGWLKYVTDQGDIIGIDRFGESAPGEEVMKEYGFTVENVVKRAKALIE encoded by the coding sequence ATGAACCCTAAAACAGGAACACTTGAACAGCAGGGTATCAATACGGTTCGGATACTCGCTGCAGATGCCGTACAAAAAGCAAATTCAGGTCATCCCGGAACACCCATGGGGCTTGCATCCGTTGGCCATGTTCTGTGGGCGCAAATCATGAACTATAATCCCCAGAATCCAGCATGGGCAAACAGAGACCGCTTTATTTTATCCTGCGGCCATGCCTGCATGTTGCAGTATAGTTTTTTGTACTTAACGGGTTATCCCATCACGCTCGACGATATCAAAAAATTCCGGCAATTACACAGTAAAACAGCGGGGCATCCTGAATACGGATTGTTACCCGGTATTGAAGTAACGACCGGCCCGCTAGGGCAGGGATTTGCCAACGGCGTAGGGTTTGCCATTGCACAAAGATATATGGCAGCCCGCTACAATAAACCTGGTTTTGATATTTTTAATTATAAGGTTTATGCTATTTGCAGCGATGGCGATATTATGGAAGGTATTAGTTCTGAAGCTGCTTCTATAGCCGGACATCTTCAGTTAGGCAACATGATTTATTTGTACGACGATAACCATATAACTATTGAAGGCAATACCGATCTTGCATTTGATGAAGACGTGGCAAAACGCTTTGAAGCGTATGGCTGGCATGTTCAGGAGCTTCCGGATGGTAATGATTTAGGTGCTTTATCAACAGCAATAAAAAATGCGCAAAAGGAAACAGACCGTCCTTCACTGATAAAGGTGCGCACACACATTGGTTATGGCAGCCCCAACAAACAAGATACGGCCGCTGCACATGGCTCTGCCTTAGGCGAAGCAGAAGTGAAGCTCGTGAAGGAGAATTTTGGCTTTGACCCTGATAAACATTTTGTTGTGCCCGACGATGTATTAAATTATTATCGTGAAGCAGGTAAGAAAGGAATAGATAAAGAAAAGAACTGGAACGATCTTTATAAAAGGTACAAAGAAAAATATATCGAACTATCCAATGAATATGAGTTGTTGAGCAGCGGTAAATTACCGGAAGGATGGGAAGAGAGGGTGCCTGTTTTTAAAACTGAAGAAGAAATGGCGACACGCAAAGCCTCTGGCAAAGTGTTAAATGCAATAGCCGATTATTTGCCGAATTTAATAGGCGGCTCGGCGGACCTTGCTCCTTCTACCGACACCAACCTGGAGAAATACAAATCATTTTTAGCGACAAATTATGATGGTCGCAATTTTCACTTTGGCATCAGGGAACACGCCATGGGCGCTATCTTAAATGGATTAGTGCTTAGTAAATACCTCATTCCTTACGGGGCTACATTCCTGGTATTCTCCGATTACATGCGGCCACCCATCCGGCTGGCAGCGATTATGAAAATACGGCCCATATATGTTTTTACACACGACAGCATAGCGTTAGGAGAAGATGGCACCACCCACCAGCCCGTAGAACAACTCATCGGTTTGCGATCAGTTCCCAACCTAACAGTAATTCGCCCGGCAGACGCCAATGAAACCGTGCAAGCCTGGCGGATAGCAATTGAACATTCCGGTGGACCAGTTGCATTAATTTTAACTCGCCAGAAAATTCCGGTAATCGACCAGGAAAAATATACAAAGGCGATTGAATTGGAAAAGGGGGCTTACATTCTTTCGGAATCAAAAACACAGCCCGACATTATTTTAATTGGTACGGGTTCGGAAGTGCAGTTGCTGCTGGCAGCTCAGCAAAGATTAAAAGAAGAAAACATCGCCGCACGTGTGGTAAGCATGCCATCGTGGGAACTATTCGAAAAACAGGATAAAACTTATAAAGAAAAGATATTTCCCGCCTCATTGCGGAAACGACTGGCAGTAGAAGCCGGATCACCTTTGGGCTGGCTTAAATATGTAACTGACCAGGGCGACATCATCGGCATCGACAGATTTGGAGAATCTGCTCCTGGTGAAGAGGTGATGAAAGAATATGGCTTTACTGTGGAAAATGTAGTAAAAAGAGCGAAAGCTTTGATTGAATAA